The genomic DNA GGAACATATCAGAGGGACCACAAAATCAGTATTCACATTTCATGACCGTGATTCCTCTGTATGAAAACATACCACTGTCACTACTGCTAGAAGTATCATCACTTTCCttgtcttcatcctcctcctcctcctcttcctctgactCAGAGTAGAACCTTTCATTgggtttctctttctttgtcttcCCTAACATTGAAGGCCATTCTTTTGCCTGTTCATAAAATTTGATGTTGAAATGGTTAAAACTATGATAGGTAACACCTCTCTTGTTTGACCTGACACACAGGAACATACACAATAATACAGAAGGAAACAGAAATCTAGACCATaaaataatgggagttgtagttgtgtTCCAACATTCACAGAGTAATACAAAACCAAGCAGAAATCTACAACATCAAATACGGGGACCTGCAGTTATGTTCCAATACTAATGTTGTTATGAAATGTTACATctcatttttaatgaaaattatcagagtagcttacaaaagaaaacaaagaacacAATCTTTTTTTCTCAACATTGTGAACACTTCCATCCTTACTTGATCAAAGTAAGTTGTGAAAATGGAGGAAGTTAGCTAAATAAATCATTGTTTAAAAATACTTCCTTGAGAGATGTTGCTTTATATTGCTCCAGGGCACAGGTCTATCTAGCACAAGACTGTTGACACTGTCTGACAGCAGCTTTGTAGCATTTCAAGCGGCCCTGCATCTCGCTATCTGGGATCTCATGCATGGGAAGAACACACTCAACCAATAAAATATGGCTCTTTTTACTGTTTCTTAACCCTATAAACTcacaaaatattttgattaaacTGGGGAAGGTTGAATTAATAGCTGTAACTGAAACACCAGCAACCTAGTTGGAATTAAGGTGACAGAATAAAAATGCATACACTGctcccttgggttacgaaattaattcgttccgcggccgctttcgtaacccgaaaagccttcgtaagccgaaatgccataggccctaatggggaaaagccgcgtttcgtgcgaaaaagcgccgaaaagcaccaaaaaattttttcgtaacccgaaaatacattcgtaacccggaacaattatttccaatgggattttttcgtatcccggaaatttcgtaacctgggtatttcgtatcccgaggtaccactgtattggaaaATGTACTGAACATCAGCAAGTGCATATGGAAAGTTTCAAAGTGGTCACCTATAGAAGAAAAACTTCATTTTGTGACATGTTTatttcaattcatttgaaatctcTATTGTTAGAAATAATTTACCCACACAGATACACAAGCCTTGCTcccaaaataataaattattttgaacAGTTAACATACCGACTCAATTATCTCTACATTTCTCACTGAGGGGTCAGGTGCAATCTCTGGCCAATTAGACAACTCCAGATAGCCATTGGCTTTCATGTTCAGAGTATGGGACAACGTACCAAGCTGGAAGTACTCTCTGTCTATGGTGAGGAGGTGAAAAATATAGACATGAACGCTATGTGGCAAAGAGCAATCTTAATCAGGACTAAAGGTAATTGGCATTACATTACCTGAAATGCCATGGAATAAACATAAACTAGAAAATTCTTCATAGGTCAAAAAACTGATTCCAGTCCATAGATTACAATAATCTCCCCATAATGGTCAATAAAAAAGCTAATCAGTCAGTGTGTTTAGAGGTGTTGCTCTGAAATGTAGCTTCTCTAAAAATTACTTTACTGTGAATATTAAGAATGACAGCAGAGTTAAATAATCCATATACATGTCTTGGAACAAACACATCCAGAATTTTAATAGTTTTTCCTTCAGAAGAAGGGATGCTTTCAGAGTTTAAAGCAGGATTAAAACACCATAGTatgaaaaatattcagaaagctataattaatataatacagTCATAAATCAGGGTTACAGCACTTTTTTAAAACTAGGTGGACAGCAACAGATATAGTGTACATACTGCTGCCTTTCATCTGAAACTGATTAGGAGGAAAATAATAACCATTCCAGTATCTCAAAACAAACTAAATCTGGAGGGGACCTTTAATGTTTCCCCTCCACATTAATAATGAAATCATGAAAAGTCACTCTTGGAAGTCTTATGACTAGTTCAAAATCCTTCTATACAGACTATGCTTAGTAATGATTATGGATttacattaattaaataaaactatAATGTATACATACGAAGTGAACTTTTTACATCACTGTGGTTTACCAGGTTTGTAACTAAATGGTAAGTCTAGGAAGAAATGTGCAATACTGACAACTACCTCTTTAAAAAACTACTAGCTTTTCCTTAAAATCTAAATCCATATTGCTCATATGTGTACTTTTAAGCTGGCCATTTAGCAACCCGATTTTTGGTAACATAAATATATAGATAACAGATATGTGTATCCTCAGTTAAGACTAGGAAGAAAAATTAACTGACATACCTTTAAAAGGAGACTCAAGCAGTGGGGCAGGCTTCTGtgccagaaatatttttttggCATACTTGCTTAAAGCTCCACTTTTCTCGTTTGGAACAATGAGCTGCCTAATAAATCTTGTACGGTCTCTGATGTCGTAGCTTTGATCATACTTGCCGAGATTTAATATGTACTGGGTAAGCAATTTTGTCTGTGAAAAAGACAAGAGGAGAATACAAGTTATTTATGATTATTGATAACTCTGGATAAACATATTTAAAGAGGTAATAAAAATGAATGGTTATGTCAAACAAATGTTGTTCCATAGGGAATATGCATTTCTAAAGCCGTAAATGGATACCGAAGCCAAAGCACATGTCCTCTTCTATACTGGGGAGGTGAATGCTGAGTACTGAGAAGCAGCCATGTGCTAGATTATTAAACTGCTGAAGTGGAAAGAAAggcatcattaaaaaaataatcatataTGGCAAACCCGCTGAAGGGCCTACGTGAGAATAATGAATGTGGAAATACAACTAAAAACATGGCACTCAAAACTTAATCGGAAAAATATGCAGGACATCAAAACATCAGAGGATATTAGGAGGCTGGCAAACTGCTCCTGCTGAGGTGTGTTTTATGAAGAGATACTGTCCCTGGCATAAGCAGTGTCTGCACTCTGACTGCACTCAGTTACTTTACTCTGAATTATGACCCATTAAAGCAGACACATGAATCACTGAACTGGATTACTGCAAATTATTTGCAGTGCATTTAGCTGTTACTTTTTCATAAAAGCAAGCTGCTGATGCCCTCTAAAAACCAGGATAAAAGacttcttccatttttctccttAGAGCTTAAAGCTTCTGGTAATATtggtcatttatttatatatgtaagaGCAAGTTATATTACCACTACTTTTTAAAGCATAACTACAATCTCTAATTTAATGTGTAggaatattaattattaaaattctTCAATGCATGTTACATTTAatttttgcaaaggaaaacattggAAATATACAAATAGTCTGCTGAATGCATCTTACACTCTGCTCAAAATGTATCTCTAGAAAATGAAACCAATACAAAGGTCAAAACACTGCattatttaaaagaacaatgttCAAATAATTGTATTTCTCAATTACATGTTTcataaaatactttaaatgcAGTCTGAGCTGAATAACCATACCAAGACACATCCTTTCAGGGCACAGAATTAAACTCTAATATTAAGCATAATATTTCTTAACATGATTTTTACTTAAATCTATCTGTATGAATTCTGCTATAAAACATAAGTCTATTCCTTCTGTAACTCCGTAATTATCCCTAAAGAAATGTGAAGTACTATCCAATGTGGATATCAGTCTGTCTCTGAAGCTATCTGATTGTCATGGAAACACATTTAGTTCAGGGGCAGGAATCaaacagccctccagatgtagttGCAGTGCAACTCCCAGCACACCTTATCCTTCACAAGGTGGTTGCTCAGGCTTTGAGGAAttacaactggatttaggtcatgGCTTATAATGACTGGCACTTAAATATTTCAGTCAATGGAGAGGTGGTGAATCTGGCCAAAAATGCAGATACTCAAAAATTTGAAAAGCATTCTCATTTTACTGAACTACTCCTCTTCCACTCCCAGTAACCAAATGTAGCTGATCTATACCTAGCTGCTGactgcaaataaattatttatataaaacCTAGTGTTGATTTATATTTTCAGTCTGCTTGCAAGCTCTCCCATCAGGTTTGCCTCCACAACTGAGAAGTACTATACTTCAGTTTCTGTCATTTAAGTTCTTTATCTTAGTGAAAAGTGGCTTACCTTAAGAAACTTAGCATTTCTATCACCATTCACTAAGCATCATGGAAATCATTACAATTTGTTCtgtagttttatttaaaaatggtaCATTTCCAAGCCTGAACGAAACAAGAACTGCTCACTTTTAGAAGTTCATAGCCTTCTGAATTTGGGTCTGATTACCAATGGGCCACTATTGGGAGCACCACCACCCCGTCCCACTGGCAAAATTATTTTCTCCTCTCCATACTGTATTCTGAATACAGTCTTACAAAGCTGGATTAGATCTtgtgactggtccaaggtcaccctgtgaacTCCATTTCTGAGCACTAAGTCGACTAAGGTTTTCCCAGTAGAACATTTCCGCCATACCACACTGATTATCCTATCATAAAATTATGATTCAGAATTTTCTGAAGACACCAATTaactataaattattttaaaagtttgtatTTTACTACATGGGGataacaatttttaaacaattttattagTTTCGCTCATATGAAATTCTACCCTAAAAAAGTAGGAAGACAGTAATTTCTCTCACACAGTAAGCAAAAATACAGGAAGaggatatgtagagagatcttgtaacgcctttgagactaactgaaagaaataagttggcagcatgaatttttgtagatttaagtctacttccttagatacagctgaggaagtagacttaagtctacaaaaactcatgatgccaacttatttatttcagctagtctcagaagtgctacaagGCCTCTcaacatattgattctacagactaacatggctacatctttggattcaggaagagagagaaagagagaatgtcaAACATCTAAGCAAAATAAATGCACTCCAGTCATTTTAACAAGGAAGTAGGTGCTACTGAGCAGGAGCAATTATGGTGGGTGACACTGCTGGAGGATCTTTTCGAGGCTACATACTGACACCACGGACTAACTGCATGGAAGGAGACAAAGGTGAACCTCCTTGCAATAACCtttcaccaaaacaaacaaacaaacaaaaaccccagaATGAGACAGAACAAGAGACAGGAAAAGGACACAAACAGAGAGCTAAAAGGGCAAAACAGAAGACAAATGGAGACATAAAAGGGGCACAACAGAACCAAACAAAATGGGAAGCCACATAAGACACACATTTAAGAACAAACAGAAGGTCAGGAGCTGTGTCGTACATGTTAGAAGCATAAGGCAAGGGAAACTTGTAAtagtaagaaagaaaatggaattaataaacatagcaatactacaagctaaaatggacaggaatgggacattttgagtcagataaatACATTGTGTTCTCGGGaaatgaaaaaggggaaaaatagagTAGCAATAATATTGAGAAAGGACATAGCAAAATCAGTCAAAGGAGATAACATAAAGTAAGATCAAATCATGTGAATAATGTTTCAGGGAAAGTCAATACACATCACCATAATACAAGTATACatgccaaccacagaggcagaggaagaagaaattgaggaCTTCTATGACAGAGTCCCAAAAGAAAATGACAGCACGAATCAAAGAATGCAGGGAGTATTCAGCTTGATTGAAGTAATAAAGCAGGAGAAGCTGATAGGGTTTTGCAATGTCAATAatttattcattgcaaacaccttCTTCATATAACTAGAGAGGAGCTTCTACACAGGCATCACTGGATGGTCAACACAAAACCCAAATAAACTACATAATAGGTAACCGAAGATGGAGAAGGTCCATTCTTGCAGCAAAAATGAGACCAGGCacagactgtggcacagatcatgaactactaATTTCCAGaattagaataaagctgaagaacaccaaaacaaTCACTATGCCAAAAATATGATCTAAAAAATATcccaatagaattcaaagatagtgTGAAAAACAGATTCACATTATTAAGCCTAGCTGACCGGAAGCCAGAAGTTCTATGGAGAGAAGTCAGGGACATAGTAAAAAAAGGAATGCAAAAACATATTATCAGTGGccgaaaaggaaaagaaacaacagaTGACAGACAAAATGCTACAAGCAATTAAAGAAAGATGAGatgcaaaaggaaagggagaaagaaacacAATCAGAACCTGATGCTACTGTCCAATGATTAGTGtataaggagaaagaaaattattacaacaatcaatacagagaaatagaaaccaacaacaaaaaaggaagaacaaaagacaACTTCCAGAAGATACAAGAATTCAAGAAATTCAAACCAGTAGAGGGTGAGATGCACTATGATCAGCAGAAGACCCTTATAACGACCATAATGGAATAATGAAAAGATGAAAAGAACACAGAGAATAGCTATATAAAAAATGTGAAAGGTTGAAAaacacatgggaagaagaaacttaCAAAGATGAACCTGAAATTTTGGACAGCTAAGTGAAAGTGACATTCAAAGCAACAGGAAAGAACAAATTGCCAGGAATGGATGacattccacagagacagaatcagccaaaaatggaagacaaagcAGTATCCCAACGAATGGAAGCCATTAATATGTATTCCCatccataaaaaaggagacacaaaagacttcaGTAATTATAGAATCAtcacactaatttcccatgcaagcagtTATGTTcatggagggaagaaaggaggaaggaatattaacaacctaaaatatacagatgacacaatactactagcagaaacaaagacctgatttactgaagaaaatcaaggaggaaagcaccaagattggattaatgctgaataaTAAAAACGACAACAATTACCAAATAatatctacaagaattcatcctaaacaatgagaaaattgaaatgttAGAGTTCCCATATATTTGTTCAAATATTCATCAGAACGGAGACTGAAGTAAAAAAATTCAGATGCAATCTAGGACTGGGGAAAGCagttatgaaagaaatggacaggatcATAAAGTATAAAGCTTCTTGTAGCTTGCTAGTCTCCCAGTTGTAtaagtcacagagaccacaaaggagGTGGACAGGTTGCATATTTTGGTTCTTCCAGTGATCATCTCTGAACTCACACAACCCTGCCCATCCTCTCCTTCTCTCGTCTGCTGTTTCACATGGATGACTGCATTGGCATCCTACAGAACTAGTGAACTATAGCAGCATCTGGAGGTAAGTGTTCAAGATTACCAATGTTGTTGATGCTGAGTAGCTAAGTGACTTTAATCTGTTGAGCCCTGAAACATGGGTACTGAAGACGACTCTGCACCGACTTACAGATTGAGAAAGTGGACAGGAGGGAGGAGAGTAGCTTGTGTTTTGGAGTCTAGGATCACCCTGATGAATTGAATCCAACACATCAGTTGAAAGTTGGACTTCTCCTTGTTCAAGCATAGTCCTAATCTGTCTAAGAGAGTCAATATCACCTTGTACATCCTGTAGCAAGCgatttttggagggagggacAACTAGCTAGTTGTCTATATAAATGTAGAGGACGACATCTTACTGCCGAAGAAAAACCACCCAACAGCCATCACCTTTGTAAAGACTCGAGGAGCCATGGTTAGACTGAACAATTGGACTCGAAACCTGTAGGCCTCTTGGTCAACACCAAAACAAAGGAAACATCTGTGACAAGGCTAAATTGCAACATGGAAGTAGATATCTTTTAGGTCCAGAATGACGAACCAATTGCCCTCTTGAAGAATAGAAAATAGTCACCATCCTGAGGCATTGGAGACAAATACTGTACGGGAATTCACTCCTCTCAAGTCTAAAATTTACTTCAGACCACTGTCTTTCTTGGTAACAATGAAATTGTCCTGGTTTACGAAATACCCACacaggctggctgggagggaaGCTCTGACTGATAATGGGCAGAAGCAGCTAATCACAAGCAGATAGAAAGCATCCTTGCCTGTGAGAGTCCATTAAGAGAAAGGCCTTGGTCAAGCAGTCTGAGTCAAGGGAGGCAACAATAATGAAGATCAAGGGTCCAAGGGTCCAAGGGTCAAGGAAGCCAGGAAGTCCAAAACCGGAAATGCAGGAGTAAGAAAACGGGTAACAAAAATGCTGGCCAGGAAATAGACAAGTTGCTTCCCACAACTCCTTAAGCAAACTCATCTCTTAAATAGCCTGACACCAGCTGGTTCTAATCAGAGATTGCTTGCTGCTTAGCCCACAGCCTGGCCAAGCATCTTAGCTCTATCTTTTGCTGGATCcttttgttcctcctccttcattgAGGACTTAAGACCCCAGATGCGTCCTCTGTCTCATCAACAGGTGAGTCTTGcccttgtcctccatttccacaggATGAGCTGGCTGAAGCTCTCCAGCAGGAATGGCTGGCTGCTCTGCAACAGCGAGAGCTTCAGGCTGTTCCCTGTCTGGAAGACTTGCCTGGGTCCTTTCCTCAGCCTTCTCATCTGACTCTTCCTCTAAGTCCAGGTCCTGCAGTTCTTGACCCATGACAGAAATACTGGGAAAATACTGGACAATTAAATactgagaaggacaggttgctcacctgtaactgtgtttcttcgagtggtcatctgcgaattcacacaaatgggttatttctgcgcatgcgcagcaaactcggaaacttctagaatctctgggcagaaagtcatgtaactttctgcagcctcttgcaactttttggcggtagccccgcccatccgTATATAAGACCCCTATCGGTCCGCTCtccttcagttccgaatgagccgcatACAGCGCGGCAGCAAGCGTTATCAATTGAGctgacactgaggggacggatgggtgggtttgtgtgaattcgcagatgaccactcgaagaaacacagttacaggtgagcaacctgtccttcttcttcatggtctctgcgaatcacacaaatgggttagactagcgagctacaatcagaggaggagggagtgtctaTCATCAAAATCAAACAGagaataaagtatgtaaaccaaacaactgtgtaaTTTATTTACAGTGTAATCTTTTCAATGTATGGcagaaagcaacactgccctcccaaaggctgcatcttgtCTGGCCCTGGCGTCCAGCCTATAATGTCTGATGAATGTCATTGGTTGTGACCAAACAGCAGCCTTACACACATCCTCGAGCGGGATCCCTGCTAAAAAGGCCGAGGATGCTGCTACCGCCCTAGTTACATGGGCTCTAACCCGTGCTGGTAGGGGCTTCTttgccagttcgtagcagaggtgaaTGGTACTGGCAATCcacttggaaaacctctgcgGTGAAACCGGCAGCCCCCGTCTGGACTCGGAGTAACATACAAAGAGTCTCTCTGACCGTCTGGTgccagcagttctgtccaggtagaaCGCCAGTGCCCTGCGAACATCCAGGGAGTGTATCTGGCGCTCTGCGTCCGTGGTCGGGTTAGGGGCTAAGGTTGGCAAAAcgatgtcctggttgatgtgaaaggTGGACACCACTTTCGGTAAGAATGAGATGTCCGTCCGGAGGAGGACCTTGTCCCTGTGAAAACGTAAGAAGGGTTGGTCCACTCTAAGTGCACACAATTCACCAGCCCGACGGGCTGATGTGATCACTACCAGAAAGGCTGTTTTCCATGTCAAAAGTCTCAGATCTGTGGTAGCTAAAGGTTCAAATGGTTTGGACATCAGAATTGCCAATACGGTGTCCAGGCTCCACTGTGGAGAGGGATCTGCAACCGGTGGATGTAGGTTGTTGAGTCCCTTGAGGAATCTTTTTATGAGCGGGTCTTTGAACAAAGACGGCTTGTTCTGTACCAAGTAATGAGATGAGATGGCAGAAAGGTAAGCCTTTATGGAGCTCAAAGAGAGGCCGGCGGTAGTCAGTGTCATAAGAAAATCCAGGACTACCGGGATAGAAACGTTGGACAGAGCAATACCACTGGTTCGTAGGAACGAAAGGAACTTGTTCCATTTATATGCATAGGACCTCTGTGTAGACGGTCTTTGTGCCGCTTTGATGATCTCCCTCACCTCGGAAGGTAGTGATCTCAAGGTCGAATCCTCCACGCCACCAACTGGAGggattgcatctcgggatggtgaacttgtCCGCCGTGAAGCGAGAGCAAGTCTGGTCTGTGGTCCAGGCGAAGATATTCTTGGGCTCGTTGTAGCAATGGAGCGAACCACGGTTGTCTGGGCCACCATGGAGTGATCAGAATCGCATTCGTGGAATCCATCCACATTTTTGCTAATACCCTGGTGATTAGCGGGAAGGGGGGAGGTACAAGAGACCGTCTGTCCATTGGAATTGGAAGGCGTTCCCCAGAGAATCGGCTGCACGAATCCGTGAGCAGTAAGCTTGTAGTTGAGCATTGGTGGGCGAGGCAAACAGATCCACTGTGGGGGTGCCCCATCGTTGAAAGAGAATAGCAGCTACTTCTGGGTGCAACATCCACTCGTGGCATGTTGACTTGGATCTGCTCAGCTTGTCCGCCAGGTCGTTTTCGTCTCCTGGGAGGTGAACACAATGAAGCAGTATTCTGTGTTGTATGCACCACTCCCATATCCTGAGTGTGATGTCCAAAAGAGTCTTGGACCTCGTACCCccctgtttgttgaggtagtacatggtCGTGGTGTTGTCCGTCAGGAGGAGGACCACTTTGTCGGAGAGCAGATTTTGGAATGCTCTGAGAGCTTTTTCTACAGCTAGCATTTCTAGCACATTGATGTGGAGGTTTGAGTCTTCGTTGGACCATTTGTCTTTGACAGTCAGTCCCAACGTGTGGGCTCCCCAGCCTTGAAGAGACGCATCTGTTGTTAGGGTGATGTCTGGTTGAGGTGGGGCAAAGGGCATGTCTGAACAGACGTTGTCTGgctggagccaccatcgtaacGAGGTTTGGACTTTCCTTGGGATGGTGAGCGTCTTTCACCGGATCGAAAGCGGAAAGGAACCAAGATTGTACTGGTCTCAGACGCAGTCTTGCCCATGGCGTTACGAAGGTTGTTGAAGCCAAATGCCCCATTGTGACTTGTACTACACGGGCTGGTAGATGTCTGGAATGGAGGCAGGCCCGTATGGACAGAGATAAAGTTCGGAATCTGGACGGTGGGAGGTAAGCTTTGGCAGCTTGTGAGTCCAGTAGCGTGCCTATGAACTCGATCCGTCTGGATGGAGTGAGATGTGACTTTTCTAGGTTGATGCAAATTCCCAATGACCGCAGTAGGCTTTGTGCAAAGTCCATCTGGCGCTGTAGGGACTGTCTTGATGGAGCAGTGAATAGCCAGTCGTCCAGATACGGGAAGACTGCAATTCCCCTCTGACGGAGATACGCGACCACAGGGGTCATACATTTcgt from Sceloporus undulatus isolate JIND9_A2432 ecotype Alabama chromosome 2, SceUnd_v1.1, whole genome shotgun sequence includes the following:
- the LOC121920964 gene encoding uncharacterized protein LOC121920964, giving the protein MLNYKLTAHGFVQPILWGTPSNSNGQTVSCTSPLPANHQGISKNVDGFHECDSDHSMVAQTTVVRSIATTSPRISSPGPQTRLALASRRTSSPSRDAIPPVGGVEDSTLRSLPSEVREIIKAAQRPSTQRSYAYKWNKFLSFLRTSGIALSNVSIPVVLDFLMTLTTAGLSLSSIKAYLSAISSHYLVQNKPSLFKDPLIKRFLKGLNNLHPPVADPSPQWSLDTVLAILMSKPFEPLATTDLRLLTWKTAFLVVITSARRAGELCALRVDQPFLRFHRDKGSRSRMCVRLLFGHNQ